The Cryptosporangium minutisporangium nucleotide sequence AGAAGATGTACGACTGGATCAAGGAGGCCGAGGGGTACGGCGGCGCCTACCTGGTCGGCACGCAGTGGCTGGTCACCTCGAGCAAGGCTGAGACGCTCGACCCGCTGGTCGACGAGCTCGGTGGCGAGATCATGCTCGACTCGCACTACTGATACTCGAACAGCAGGGTCGGACATCCCGCGTCGCCGTTCCGGCGGCGCGGGTTCGTGCTTTCGGGGTCCCTACGACTCGAGCTGCTCAGCAGATCCTGCTGCTCAGCGAGGACGGACACCCGGCGCGAAGTGTGGCGAGGCCGGACAGCTGAACGCGCGGGCAACCGCTGCCCGCGTCGCGTCCAGATTGTGCAGTTGAAGCAGTGCAGTGCGGGAGCTGGGCCGTCAGCGGCCGCAGCTGCGGGTCCAGCGACGCGCACTGCGGGCAGCGCGCGCGGGGCGCGCGCCCAGGACCAGCGGACGGGGACTGACGCGGTGGGTCTCGGTGACCGGCTCGACGAGCACCGACGGGGCGGGAGGTGCGCTCGGCACCGGCGCCACCCGCCGAGATGGCGGAGCGGCCGACGGGAGCCAGGGTAAGCCAGCGGGGGCGGCCGACTCGGTGGCGCGTGCGCCGCTGGCGGCGCGGCGGTCGGCGCCAGCGCCCAGGCCACCACGGCGTCCGAGCCGCCCCGGGCGGAGCGCGGCGCGGCCCAGGTTCCCGCGGCCGATCGTGCTGCGGACGGAGGCCGCACGGTTGGCGCTGTGCATCGTCGCCCGACCGAGCACGGTCAGGGAACCGGTGGCGACGACGACCGCGGTGCCGGCGCCGTGCACGATCCGGCTACCGGCGTGGACCATCGAGCGACGGTCGGCGACCGGGGTCCAGCCGTTACCCACCGGGGCGACGCACCGAGACGAGGCGAGCTCGCCACCGGTCAGCGGCTCCTCGTCCACGCGGAGCTCGACGACGTCCAGCAGTCGGGCGTCGGCCGGGATCAGGTCGCCCTGCGCGAGCAGCACGATGTCACCGGGGACCAGGTCGACGGCCGGGACCATCAGCACCCGGTCGGAGCGGAGCACGCGGGCTTGGAACTGCTGCCGCCCGGCCTCGACGTCGGTCAGCGTGTGGTCCGGCGCGGTCCGGCGGCCGCGAACCGCGTCGACCATGGCCTGGACGCCGGTCCACTGGGCCAGCACGACCCACCAGGGCTGCGCGGCGGCGGCGGTGTCGGCGGGGGCGGGATCGACCAGGTTCGGGCCGAGCGCACCACGGCGACGCGCCGCCTCCTCCACGGTCAGCCCGGTCAGCGGGTTGACGTCGAAGCGACGGAGGACCTCTTCGTGCGGATAAGTCCACGGGTGGACCGAAACCGGACCGCGGGTCTCGGCGGGGGCCGGGCTCACAGCTGGGCGCATGGCCGTCTCCTGTCAAAGGTCGGGTTGGGCACTGTCAGCGCTGTCGGTCCGTTACGACGAGGCCTGCGGCGGCTGACCTTAAGTTCGGCTTGTGTGTTCCTGTTGCTAGGACGGCTCGTCGCGGGGGATGGTTCAACACCGGTCCGGCGAGGTTGACGATGTTGTGGGAGGGGCTTTTGTGACGGATGTGCCAGGGGTGCCCCCGAGATGGCCATCCCCGCGCCGACCGGGCACGATAGGCCTGCGATGACGCTCACCGACCTGCTGCCCGCCGACACTGTGCCCGCTGGGCCCGACGCGATTTTTGACGCGTTCGCCACCTGGGCGGAGAAGCAGGGCCTCACCCTGTATCCGCATCAGGAGGAGGCGCTGATCGAGATCGTCTCCGGCGCGAACGTGATCCTGTCCACCCCGACCGGCTCCGGAAAGAGCATGGTCGCGGCCGGTGCCCACTTCGCCGCGCTGGCGGGTGGGCGGCGCACGTTCTACACCGCGCCGATCAAGGCGCTGGTGTCGGAGAAGTTCTTCGCGCTCTGCGAGATGTTCGGTCCGGAGCAGATCGGCATGATGACCGGCGACGCCGCGGTGAACGCGGACGCGCCGATCATCTGCTGCACGGCCGAGATCCTCGCGAACATCGCGCTCCGCGACGGCGCCAGCGCCGACGTCGGCCAGGTCGTGATGGACGAGTTCCACTTCTACGCCGAGCCGGACCGCGGCTGGGCGTGGCAGGTGCCGCTGATCGAGCTACCGCACGCCCAGTTCCTGCTGATGTCCGCGACGCTCGGCGACGTCACACGGTTCGTGGACGACCTGACCCGCCGGACCGGACGGTCCACGGCGGTGGTCAGCTCGGCGGAGCGCCCGGTGCCGCTGTTCTACGAGTACGTCACCACGCCGCTGCACGAGACCCTGACAGAGCTGTTGGAGACTCGGCAGGCGCCGATCTACGTCGTGCACTTCACCCAGGCCGCGGCGCTGGAGCGGGCCCAGGCCCTGATGAGCATCAACGTCTGCACGCGGGCGGAGAAGGACGCGATCGCTTCGGCGATCGGCAACTTCCGCTTCAGCACCGGGTTCGGCAAGACGCTGTCCCGGCTGGTCAGGCACGGGATCGGCGTCCACCACGCGGGGATGCTGCCGAAGTACCGGCGGCTGGTGGAGACGCTCGCGCAGGCCGGGCTGCTCAAGGTGATCTGCGGAACCGACACGCTCGGCGTCGGGATCAACGTCCCGATCCGCACCGTGCTCTTCACCGGGCTGTCCAAGTACGACGGGGTTAAGGTCCGGCTGCTCAAGGCACGCGAGTTCCACCAGATCGCCGGGCGCGCCGGGCGCGCCGGGTACGACACGGTCGGCACGGTCGTCGTCCAGGCGCCCGAGCACGTCGTGGAGAACGAGCGCGCGCTGGCGAAGGCCGGCGACGATCCGAAGAAGCGGCGCAAGGTCGTGAAGAAGAAGCCGCCGGAGGGTTCGGTCGGCTGGGGCAAGCCGACGTACGAGCGGCTGATCTCCGCGGAGCCCGAGCCGTTGACGTCGTCGTTCACGGTGTCGCACGCGATGCTGCTCAACGTCATCGGCCGGCCGGGTGACGCGTTCGCCGCGATGCGTCACCTGCTGACCGACAACCACGAGGACCGCACCGCGCAGCGCAAGCACATCCGGCGCGCGATCGCGATCTACCGCGCGCTGCTGGCCGGCGGCGTCGTCGAGAAACTGCCCGAGCCGGACGAGGAGGGCCGGCGGGTCCGGCTCACCGTCGATCTGCAGCTGGACTTCGCGCTCAACCAGCCGCTCTCGCCGCTGGCGCTGGCCGCGATCGAGTTGCTCGACCGCGAGTCGCCGAGCTATGCGCTGGACGTGCTGTCGGTGATCGAGTCGACGCTCGACGACCCGCGGCAGGTGCTCTCCGCGCAGCAGTTCAAGGCGCGGGGCGAGGCGGTCGCGCAGATGAAGGCCGACGGGCTGGAGTACGACGCCCGGATGGACGCGTTGGAAGAGGTCACCTACCCCAAGCCGCTTCTCGAGCTGCTGGAGGCGGCGTACCAGACCTACCGGCGGGGACACCCGTGGGTGGCCGACCACGAGCTGTCGCCGAAGTCCGTCGTGCGCGACATGTACGAGCGTGCGATGACGTTCACCGAGTACATCTCGTTCTACTCGCTGGCGCGGTCGGAAGGCCTGGTGCTTCGGTATCTGGCCGACGCCTACCGCGCGATGCGGCAGACCGTGCCGGAAGAGGCCCGCACCGAGGACCTGTCCGACCTGATCGAGTGGCTGGGTGAGCTGGTCCGCCAGGTCGACTCCAGCCTGATCGACGAGTGGGAGCGGCTGACCAATCCGCAGGATCCGGCCGTGGAGGTGGTGCCGATCGACGAGCGGCCGCCCGCCGTCACCCGGAACACCCGGGCGTTCCGGGTGCTGGTGCGCAACGCGCTGTTCCGGCGCGTCGAGCTGGCTGCGATCCGGCAGTACTGGCAGCTCGGCGAGCTGGACGGGGACTCCGGCTGGGACGCCGAGGCGTGGGAAGCGGCGCTGACGCCGTACTTCGAGGAGTACGACTCGATGGGCACCGGGCCGGACGCGCGCGGGCCCGCGCTGCTGAGCATCGACGCCGAGCCGGGGCGGTGGCTGGTTCGGCAGACGTTCGACGACCCGGCCGGTGACCGGGACTGGGGGATCTCGGCGACCGTCAACCTCGACGCGTCCGACGAAGCGGGCGTGGCCGTCGTCGAAATCACCGACGTAGGCCCCCTCACGGGCTGACCCCGGGTACGCGGGCCGTAGCCCGGGGCGCGCGCCGTTGCGGGGGCGGTTTTCCCGAAAGGCCGCCTCTGCGGCGCGGCTGAGAGGTGGTCTTCCCGAAAATTCGCCGCGCCGCCGCGGCGTTCGCTACCCGGCCGGCAGGAGTACGGCGAAGAGGCAGCGGAACGCGGTCACGCCGGCGAGACGGCCGCCGCGCAGCTCGTCGACGCGGAGCCCGGCCACCCGCCCGCCGGCCGGGTTGTAGATGAGCACACGGTCGTCCCGGTGCGCGACGACCAGCAGATAGTGGGCCGGGTAGAGGTTCCCGACCAGCAGCGGCACGGGGCGGCCGGCGTCGACCGCTGCGAGCACCCGGTCGACCGTCCGTGCGCGGGCCCGGCGGCCGGTACGGATGGTCCAGCGGACGACGTAACGGTCGCCGGTCTCCTCGGCCAGCCCGCGCCGTACACCCCACGGAGTCGTGCCGAGCGCCCGCGGCCAGACCGTGTTCGTCCGGTGCCGCACCCGCAGCTGCTCGGTGACCAGGCGCTGCCCGAACGCCTCGGGACCACCGCCGGAGGTGAGTTCCCGCGCGTACTCCGGATCGGCCAGCACCCGGGCCAGCAGAATCGCGGTGGTGCCGCAGGTGGTGCCGTCCGTCTGCGCGAACGGCCGTCCGGCGTAGGTGACCGGACCCACCCGCAGCGGGTCGAACCACGCGTCCACGGCCGGCACCTCCTCGTCCTCGTTCGCCCGCCGTCGTCCCCGCGGCGTGGCCCGGCTCAGCCGGCCGGTGGCGACAGCGTGCCTCCCGGTCCGAGCCGGACGGCCGTCTGGCCGAAGTCGGCGGCCGACACTCGCCGGACCAGCGTCAACGCCCTGCGCTCCGGGTCGCGGGCGGGCAGCCCGCCGCGCACCAGACGGGTGCTGACCAGCGTCCCGCCCACCCAGCTGCCGTCCGCGCGCAGCTCGACCCGCACCACCCCGCCGACGCCGAGCGGACCGGCGGTCGACAGCGTCCGGTACCCGGCGAAGTTCCCGGTGCTGTACGCGATCAACCGGCCCCGGTAGAACTCCATGCCGCGCAGGACGTGCGGGCCGTGGCCGACGACCAGGTCCGCTCCGGCGTCCACCACCGCGTGGGCGAACCGGATCGGGTCGCCGCGCTGTTCGTCGAGGAACGTCTCCGGACCGGGCCGCACGTGGGTCCGGTCGGAGCCTTCCGCGCCGATGTGCATGTTCACCACGACGACGTCGGCCCCCACCGCCGCGCGCCGCACCAGCGCGGCGGCGGCCCGGACGTCGAGCACGCTGTTGGTCCAGCCGTAGGGGGAGAACCCGAGCACCGCGACCCGGACGCCGTTCGCCGAGACCCGAGTGATCTGGCCGGCGAAGCCGGTGTGTGCGACACCATGACGGCGCAGCGCGGCGGTGGTGTCGTGGAGGCCGCCGGTGCCGTAGTCGCGGGCGTGGTTGTTGGCGACGTTCAGCACGGTGAACCCGGCGTCCGCGAGCCAGCGGGCGTAACCGGGCGGTACCCGGAACGCGAAGCAGCGGTTCGGCGGCTCGCTCGGCTTCGCCGTGGTCTTCGACGACGAGGAGGACGACGGCCGCGCGCACTTCGCCGAGTACGTCCGGTCGGTGAGCGGGGACTCCAGATTGCCGGTCACGACGTCGCCGGTCAGTACCGGGCGGACGTCGTCGAAGAAGGTACGGCCGCCGTCCGGCGGCAGCTTCGGCGTCGAGCCGAGGATGACGTCGCCCACCGCGGCGACCCGGACCGTCGGCTCCGGTGGCGCGGTGGACGCGGCGGGAGCGGCCAGCCGAAGGAACGTCCCGTCGTCGGTGCCGCTCGGGCCGGACGTCGTGACGCCGGCGGCCACGCCGAGTAGCGCGACGGCGACGCTGAGAGCGCCGATCGCGATCCACCGGCCCCGGACCCCGGTCTTCACAGCCGGAACAATAGGGAACGTCGGCTAGTCTGCCCGGGACTTCGCCGAGGTCAGCGCGTCCCAGTAGGGTCTCGGTCGCCCGCCCTGTCGGCAACCCGTCTCGGACCGATCGGCGCCGGACCGCGGGCTATACACTCCAGCGGCGGACGACTGGGCGGACGCCTGAGTGAACGGATCGAGCGGGGAAGGGGAGCGCAGCCACGATGAGCGGCTGGTCGAGCGACCCCGGCCGGACGCCGTCCGGCGGGCACAGCAGCGGCACCGAGGGCGGCCCGACGCTCACCGAACCCCAGCTGGTCGTCGGCCGGGCGGTGCGGTTACCGGTCGGCACCGGGCCGGACGTCCGGATCCTGCTGCGCGAGCGCATCTCGAAGAACACCGGTCAGGCCACCGTGTTCATCGCCGAGTTGCTCGATCCGCTGGCCGAGGCCGGTGAGCCCGGTGACCCGGTCGCGGTCCGGGTCGTGCTGGAGCGGCGGGGGCGGCCGGATGTCCTGCAGCGCATGCGCCGCGAGCAGCGGTACGCGACCGCGCTACGGCACCCGTTCCTGCTGCCGGTGTTCGCGCAAGCCGAGATGCCGGAGTTCCGGCGCGAGTTCGACGGCGTCTGCCTCGCGCTCGTCCAGGTCATGCCCCTGTGCGAGCTGGAGGACCTGGAGGACCAGGTCGTCAAGGCCAATCCGCCGCGGCTGACCGCGGACCAGCTCCTCTTCGACCTGGTCGGTATCGCGGACGCACTGCACCATCTGCACACGCCGACCGGCCAGCGCGGCGTCCTGGTGCACCGGGACGTCAAGCCGGCGAACATCCTGCGCTGGGACCGCCGCAGCGTCCTCGGTGACCTCGGGACCCTCCGCGACCCGCAGACCGGGAACCCGACCGGCGGTGTCGGGACCATCCCGTACATGCCGCCGGACGAGGGCACCAGCCCGACCCCGGCCTGGGACATGTTCAGCTTCGGTGTGGTGCTGGCCGAGCTGCTCACCGCGCGGCGTCCGCACGACGTCGCGGAGAAGACACCGCTGGCCTACCTGCAGGCGCACCTGCGGCACAGCCTCCGTCCGGACCTGGACGAGCTGCTGGCGGCCGAGGTCGGGCCGGAGCGCGGCCGGGTGGTCGCGAGCTTGGTGCGGCGCTGCACCGACCCCGAACCTCAGGGCCGCCCGACCGCGGCTGCGGCACGGGACGAACTGCTGCCGCTGCTGGTGCCCGAGGAGCAGCTCCGGCTGCACGAGCTGGTGGCGTTCGACACCGTTCCGGCGCTCGACGTCATCGCGGTGTCAGCGCTCGGGCTCTACGGCGATCAGCACCCGGTCACCCGGTCGGCGGCCGAGCGGCTGGCCGCGACGCTGGTGGCGTCCGCGGCCGGGCTGATGGAGGAGGGCAGGCCGACCACGGCCAAGGACTACCTGGAGCGGGCGCGGCGGATCCAGGCGGCGCTCGCCGAGGGCGGGCCGACGCCGATCGAGCAGTCGACCGACGAGCCGACCCGGGCCCAGCACTGGGCCCGGACCCACCCGGCTCCCGCGGTGCTCTCCGCCCCGCCGGCGGCGCCTGGCCCGTCGGCCGCGTCGGTCTCCGGTGCGGCGGGCACGTTTCCGGTCTCGGGGACGCCGGTCTCCGGCTCCTACCCCGTCTCCGGTCACCCCGTCTCGGGGCACCCGGTGTCGGGGCACCCGGTGTCGGGGCACCCGGTGTCGGGGCATCCGGTGTCGGGGCACCCGGTGTCGGGGCATCCGGTGTCGGGTCACCCGGTGTCGGGTCACCCGGTGTCGGGTCACCCGGTGTCGGGTCACCCGATCTCGGGCAGCCCGCACTCGCCTGTCACGCCCTGGCAGAGCAACCCACCGGGTGGCCCGTTCGTCTACGGCGCGCCCTATCCGCCCGCGGGGAGCGGCGCGGTTGCACCGGCCCCGCCGAGCGCGTCACCCGCCCGGCGGCGTCGGCCGCTGATCGCCGCCCTGGCGGTGGCCGTCGTCCTCGCGGTGGTCGGTGCCGGCGTGTTCTGGCTCCGCGGCATCGGGGGCGGAACGTCCGGCGAGGACTCCGCCACGCCGCGCGTCACCGCGACGCCGCTCGCGATCGGCCCGTCGCCGGCGATCCAGCACAAGTTCTCCGGGCACACCCAGTGGATCAACGCGGTGGCGTTCAGCCCGGACGGTCGGAAGATCGCGTCCGGCAGCGGCGACAGCACGGTGCGGCTCTGGGACGTCGAGTTCCGTAGCCAGATCGGCGACCCGCTCAAGGGCCACACCGGCACCGTCTACCGAGTTCGGTTCAGTGTCAACGACCTCCTCGCCTCGGTCGGCGGCGACGGCGCGGTCCGGCTGTGGAACGCCGACACCGGCACCAAGGTCGGCGTGCTCACCGGCCACGCCGGCGACGCCTACGGGCTCGCGTTCTCCCCGGACGGGATGGTGCTCGCGTCGTCCGGCGGCGACCGCACCGTGCGGCTCTGGGACGTGGCGAAGCAGAAGGAGATCGCGGTGCTCAGGGGGCACACCGACGAGGTCTACAGCGTCGCGTTCTCCCCGGACGGCAGGACGCTGGCCACCGGTGGCGCCGACGACACGATCCGGCTCTGGGACGTCGAGACGCGCAAGCAGATCGGTGACCCGCTGCAGGCGACGCCCGGTGACATCGACTCGGTCGCGTTCAGCCCGGACGGGCGGCTGGTGGCCGGTGGGGGCTCCGACAAGGTCGTGCGGCTCTGGGACACCGAGACCCGGGCTCTCCGCGACGGTCCGTCGGCGCTGCGCGGCCACACCGACAACATCTACAGCCTGGCGTTCAGCCCTGACGGTCGGACGCTCGCCACCGCCAGCATCGACGACACCACCCGGCTCTGGGACGTCGCGTCGGGCAAGCAGATCGGGAAGCCGCTGAAGGCCGGCGGCGACGTGGACGCGGTGGCGTTCAGCCCGGACGGTCGGACGCTCGTCGACGGCGGCGACGAGAAGGTCGTCCGCCTCTGGGATCTCGACGCCCGGCCGGTGCCGACGCCCAGCAACTGACCTCGCCGGGTGCCCTCGGGTGCCACAGTGGGTCGGTGAACTGGTCGCCGTCGGGTGGAACGTCGTGGTTGGAAGGCCTGTCGGCGTTCGCCGTACTCGCGTTCTTCGTCGCGAGCTGGGTCCGGTCGCGGCGGCGCCGCCGCCGGAACGACAACCGAGCGCCGGACTGACCCCGGCGACGCGCGGCCGATCGCGCGGGGCCGCGGCGAGGGCGGGCCGTCGACGCGGCCCGCCCCACCCGAGCGACTCAGCGTTGCGCGGAGAGTCCCCACTCGGTGTTCGCCGCCGTGTCCTGCGAGCCGAGGAAGCCCTCGCTCGGATTGAACACGTCCTCGCCGAAGTCGACGTCCAGGTCGTCGTCCGTGCCGCCGTGCCCGTCCTCGCCGACCCCCCAGAGCATCGCGAAGTTCCCGCCCTGGTCCATCAGGTCCGAGGTCTCGTCGAACGCCGCGGTGTGCCAGCTGCCGAAGAAGTGCCCGGCCTCGTGGGCGACCGCGTTACCCACGGCCTGACCGACGAACCGCACCCGGTCGCTCTTCGACGTCAAGTACGCCACCAGTGACGGGTTCGCGGTGTTCCGCGCGCCGCCGGGGTTCGACAGATCGTCGAGCAGGACGAGCGCCGACTCCTCGGTGTCGAAGTTGCCGGGGTCGACCGACTGCGAGATACCGACGGTGGACAGGCCGGACTCGTCCGCGGTGCCCCCGATGACCACCCTGCTGACGTTCGGCTGGCCCCAGGAGTCGCGGTTGTCACGGCTGTTCAGCACTCGGATCGCGACCCGATCCCCGAAGTCGTGTTCCAGGTTCTCCCGCACGGTCCGGACGACCGCGTCGAGCGCGGCGTTCTCCTCCTCGCTGCGCAGGCCCCAGCGGCCGAGGAACGCGCGGAACGGGGAGAGCGTCCGCACCCCGGTACCGCCCCAGATGCGGGTGTTGACCTGGGCTCCGTCGAAGTCGAGGAAGATCGTCTGGACCGTGCTGGCCCCGCGCTCCTCCGGCCCCGGTCGGTAGACCTGCAGGGTCAGGTCGTAGCGTCCGGCGCCGCTGCTGATCGCGATCGTGTGCGGGCCGGCGGCGTCGGCGACGTGCGCGAGCACCGCGTTGCCCCCGCCGGGCAGCGGCGAGGTCGGCGGGTAGATCCCCGACTGGTCCTGCCGGGAGGTGAGCCGGAGGTGGTGTTCGGGATCACGGACCGACAGCTCGCGCCCCGACCCGGTGATCGACGCGCCGAGGACGTCGCCCGGCCGGAGGTCGAGCTGGTAGAAGTCGACGTCGTCGGCGTCGAGGCCGAACGTGATCGAGTACGCGCCCTCGGAGCCCACGCCGCGTCCGCTGCCGGAGTCGAACGGGTCTTCCGGGACGGCGGAGTCGTACGCACCGACCGAGATGAAGTACTCGCCGTCGGCCGGGATGTTCACCGCGAGGCGGCTGTCGAGCGTCTCGCCGTCGTCGTCGTTGAGCGCGATCGCCTTACCGGCCTTGTTCCAGAGGACGACCACCGAGTCGAGCTTCGCCACCGTGGCATCGTTCGTGCTCGGCGTGTCCAGGTCGACGAGCAGCCGTTGACCGGCCCTGGCGGTGGTGATCCGGTAGAAGTCGAAGTCGCCCTTCTTGTCCCCGGCCGAACCGTGCGGGCCGTCACCGATCCGCCCGGTGGTGATCCGGCGGGTCTGCGGGCCGGGCAGCACCACGAGCGCGGCCTTGCCGATCGATCCGTTGTCCTCGGCCGGCGGGTCGAACTGGACCGCGGCCGGACCTTCGGCGAGGGTGCCGACCACCCGGGCCGACGGCACCCGCCCGTCGGCCGTCCCGAACCGCTCGAGCTGCTCGGCCGTTCCGATCCGGTCGTTGCCGCCGAGGGTGCGGGCCGGCTCTTGCTCGTCGACGAACACCGGTTCGACGCCCTGCACCGCGATCGCCCGCGGGTCAGCGGGGCGGGAGTTCTTCAGCCCGGCCGCTCGGCGCTTGCCGTCGGCAGCCAGCTTGCCCCGCCAGTAGGACCAGTCGACCTTCTGGGGCTCCGGCACCAACCCGAGGTACGGGTTCGCGCCGCGGCCCGGATGTTCTCCGTGCGCGTTCTTGGCTACCTGCGGCAGGCCCAGCTGTTGGGCGGCGTTCGGCTCCGGTGGGCCCGACGGGGAGTCCGCACCCGATGCGGCCGTCGGCCCGCTCAAGAGCAGCGATCCGGCCAGTGCACCCGCGGTGCCGAGGGCAGCCCAAATCCGACGATGTCTCATGTCCCGGTTCCCCGTTTCCCGTTCGTATGCGCCCGGTGCACACACCGCGGCACAGGCTCGAACAAAGGGAACATAACGTATTAATCGTTCATAATGACTCGTTACCCCCCTGGTGGCGGTCGGTCGAGCTGTGATCGACGCAGGAGCCGTGAGCGGGGTGTGACCTGCCCCACTCAGGTGGCAGACTGCAGCCGACGACCAGCCCTCTCTGTCCTGTGGAGACGTCGATGAACGAGGCAACGGCGCCCGATCGTCCCTTCGCGGCCGGGATGTACGACTACTTACTCGGCGGAACAGCGAACACCGCCGTCGATCGGGCGACGGTCGAACAGATGATCAAGGTCCTCCCCGAGATGCGGGAGGGAGCCTGGGCGAATCGCGGTTTCCTTCAGCGCGCGGTTGCCCGGATGGCGGGCGAGTGGGGCATCAACCAGTTCCTCGATCTCGGAGCCGGGTTACCGACCCAGCGACACACCCACGAGGTGGTGCGTGAGCTGCGCCCGGACGGCCGGGTCGTCTACGTCGACATCGACCCCAGGGTGATCGAGCGCGGGACGAAGCTTCTCGCCGACGAGTCCGGCGCGGCGGTCTTCCAGGCGGACATCCGGGACGCCGAGCGGGTACTGGCCGCTCCGGAGACCCGTGCGCTGATCGACTTCGACCGGCCGGTCGGGCTTCTCATGGTGGCCGTCACCCACTTCCTCAAGGACGAGGACGATCCCTGGGATCTCGTGCGGCGTTACGTCGACGCGGTTCCGTCCGGCTCCTACCTCGCGATCTCCGCACCGACCGCCGACAAGCAAGCGGCCCGCATCCGGGATGCGATGCTGGCCGGCCTCGCGAAGACACCGACGCCGGCCGTCGAGCGGAGCATGGAAGAGTTCAGCCGGTTCCTGGACGGTCTGGAGATCGTTCCGCCCTATTCCGGTGCGGATCCGGTCGTCGCGCACATCGGACAGTGGGGCGCGGAGGACCCGGTCGAGGCCGACGACGACGGATCACGGTGGTGGTACGCGGCTGTTGCGCGCAAGCCCTGAAACGAGCGCTAGCCTGAAGCATGTGTCCGTACCTCGAAAGCCGACCGTCCAGGAGTTGCGTATCGACGTCGCTGCGCAGAGCTGGCAGCGTTCGGGCTCCGGGCGGGGATCGATAGAGGTCGCGTTCGCCGACGCCATCGGCGAACAGTGGGTGTTGATGCGGGTCGCCGGGGACCCGGAGGAGCGAGTGCTGGTCTACGACCGGTTCGAGTGGGAGTGCTTCGTCGACGGAGTACGCAACGGTGAGTTCGACGACGCGATCTGACGGTTCCGGGGCGGCATCGGCTCCGCCTCCACGAGTGACACGGTAGTACCCCCGGTGAGCGAGCGATGCTGACCTGTGGAGGAGCGGAGTGACCACGTACGGCGCGACCGTCGCGAAGCGACGTCTGGCGCGCCGACTGGTCGAACTGCGGGTGGAGAACGGTTACACCGCCAACCAGGTCTGCGACAAGCTGAACTGGGGCCGCGGGAAGGTGGGCCGGTTCGAGGCGAACGTCTGGAAGCGGCCGGAGATGAGCGACGTCCGCGACCTCCTGCGGATCTACGGCGTACCGGACGCCGAGCGCGAGGAGCTCGAGGGCCTCGCGATGCTCGCCCGGGGCCGCGCGTGGTGGCGTGAGTACGGTGACGTGTTCGAGGACGGCGAGTACGCGGGCTTCGAGTCGGACGCCGAACGCATCTCCGTCTACATGCCCCTGATCCTTCCCGGCCTGCTCCAGATCTCGGCGTACACCGAGGCGCACATGCACGTGGGAACGAAGTCGGCGCAGTGGCGGGCCCGCGCGCTGGAGGCGCGCCAGCGGCGTCAGCAAGTGCTCGAGCCGAACGAAGACGGACCCGGCGTCGAGCTGGTCGCGGTGCTCACCGAGGCGTCGCTGCTCTACCGCTGGGGTACCCGCGACCAGCGGCGCGCCCAGATCGCCCACCTGGTGGCGATGAGCCAGCGGCCGAACGTCGAGCTGCGGTTGCTGCGGTTCGCCGACGGACCGCACCCCGGGATGAGCAGCCTGATCAGCATCTTCGACTTCCCCGGTGACGAGCCGGGCATCGCCTTCCTGGAGAACGACGCCGCGGTGCAGCAGATCGATTCGGTCCCCGAGGTCGACGTCTACAAGAAGATTTTCGCGGACATCCGCTCCGCCGCACTGGAGCCGGCCGCGACGACGTCGTACCTCACACGGCTCGGCGACACGCTGGACTGACGTCCGGCAGGGCCTCGCGCTGGCGGACGGAGCAGGCTCAGCGGAGGTGGGCGACCGCCGCGAGCATGCCGGCGAGCGGCTGTCCGGCCGACTCCGGACCCGACGACGCGGGGTGCCAGCGGTCGACCGGGACCAGGCCGGGGCTGACCAGGCGGAGGTCGCCGATCGCCCGGCGCAGTTCGCTCTCGCTGCGCAGGGTGAGCGGCGTCAGCGTGCAGTCGTAGATCAGCCGGACGATCGTCGTCTGATCTGGCGCCGTCGGCCGGTACGTTTCCTGCGTGCGCGTCCGGCCCACGG carries:
- a CDS encoding protein kinase domain-containing protein — translated: MSGWSSDPGRTPSGGHSSGTEGGPTLTEPQLVVGRAVRLPVGTGPDVRILLRERISKNTGQATVFIAELLDPLAEAGEPGDPVAVRVVLERRGRPDVLQRMRREQRYATALRHPFLLPVFAQAEMPEFRREFDGVCLALVQVMPLCELEDLEDQVVKANPPRLTADQLLFDLVGIADALHHLHTPTGQRGVLVHRDVKPANILRWDRRSVLGDLGTLRDPQTGNPTGGVGTIPYMPPDEGTSPTPAWDMFSFGVVLAELLTARRPHDVAEKTPLAYLQAHLRHSLRPDLDELLAAEVGPERGRVVASLVRRCTDPEPQGRPTAAAARDELLPLLVPEEQLRLHELVAFDTVPALDVIAVSALGLYGDQHPVTRSAAERLAATLVASAAGLMEEGRPTTAKDYLERARRIQAALAEGGPTPIEQSTDEPTRAQHWARTHPAPAVLSAPPAAPGPSAASVSGAAGTFPVSGTPVSGSYPVSGHPVSGHPVSGHPVSGHPVSGHPVSGHPVSGHPVSGHPVSGHPVSGHPVSGHPISGSPHSPVTPWQSNPPGGPFVYGAPYPPAGSGAVAPAPPSASPARRRRPLIAALAVAVVLAVVGAGVFWLRGIGGGTSGEDSATPRVTATPLAIGPSPAIQHKFSGHTQWINAVAFSPDGRKIASGSGDSTVRLWDVEFRSQIGDPLKGHTGTVYRVRFSVNDLLASVGGDGAVRLWNADTGTKVGVLTGHAGDAYGLAFSPDGMVLASSGGDRTVRLWDVAKQKEIAVLRGHTDEVYSVAFSPDGRTLATGGADDTIRLWDVETRKQIGDPLQATPGDIDSVAFSPDGRLVAGGGSDKVVRLWDTETRALRDGPSALRGHTDNIYSLAFSPDGRTLATASIDDTTRLWDVASGKQIGKPLKAGGDVDAVAFSPDGRTLVDGGDEKVVRLWDLDARPVPTPSN
- a CDS encoding SAM-dependent methyltransferase is translated as MNEATAPDRPFAAGMYDYLLGGTANTAVDRATVEQMIKVLPEMREGAWANRGFLQRAVARMAGEWGINQFLDLGAGLPTQRHTHEVVRELRPDGRVVYVDIDPRVIERGTKLLADESGAAVFQADIRDAERVLAAPETRALIDFDRPVGLLMVAVTHFLKDEDDPWDLVRRYVDAVPSGSYLAISAPTADKQAARIRDAMLAGLAKTPTPAVERSMEEFSRFLDGLEIVPPYSGADPVVAHIGQWGAEDPVEADDDGSRWWYAAVARKP
- a CDS encoding DUF397 domain-containing protein, encoding MSVPRKPTVQELRIDVAAQSWQRSGSGRGSIEVAFADAIGEQWVLMRVAGDPEERVLVYDRFEWECFVDGVRNGEFDDAI
- a CDS encoding helix-turn-helix transcriptional regulator gives rise to the protein MTTYGATVAKRRLARRLVELRVENGYTANQVCDKLNWGRGKVGRFEANVWKRPEMSDVRDLLRIYGVPDAEREELEGLAMLARGRAWWREYGDVFEDGEYAGFESDAERISVYMPLILPGLLQISAYTEAHMHVGTKSAQWRARALEARQRRQQVLEPNEDGPGVELVAVLTEASLLYRWGTRDQRRAQIAHLVAMSQRPNVELRLLRFADGPHPGMSSLISIFDFPGDEPGIAFLENDAAVQQIDSVPEVDVYKKIFADIRSAALEPAATTSYLTRLGDTLD